The proteins below come from a single Ochotona princeps isolate mOchPri1 chromosome 6, mOchPri1.hap1, whole genome shotgun sequence genomic window:
- the RORA gene encoding nuclear receptor ROR-alpha isoform X2, with translation MMYFVIAAMKAQIEIIPCKICGDKSSGIHYGVITCEGCKGFFRRSQQSNATYSCPRQKNCLIDRTSRNRCQHCRLQKCLAVGMSRDAVKFGRMSKKQRDSLYAEVQKHRLQQQQRDHPQQPGEAEPLTPTYNISANGLTELHDDLSSYMDGHTPEGSKADSAVSSFYLDIQPSPDQSGLDINGIKPEPICDYTPASGFFPYCSFTNGETSPTVSMAELEHLAQNISKSHLETCQYLREELQQITWQTFLQEEIENYQNKQREVMWQLCAIKITEAIQYVVEFAKRIDGFMELCQNDQIVLLKAGSLEVVFIRMCRAFDSQNNSVYFDGKYASPEVFKSLGCEDFISFVFEFGKSLCSMHLTEDEIALFSAFVLMSADRSWLQEKVKIEKLQQKIQLALQHVLQKNHREDGILTKLICKVSTLRALCGRHTEKLMAFKAIYPDIVRLHFPPLYKELFTSEFEPAMQIDG, from the exons GGCTTTTTCAGGAGGAGTCAGCAAAGCAATGCCACCTACTCCTGTCCTCGCCAGAAGAACTGTCTGATTGATCGAACTAGTAGAAACCGCTGCCAGCACTGCCGACTACAGAAATGCCTTGCCGTGGGCATGTCGCGGGACG CTGTAAAATTTGGCCGCATGTCGAAAAAGCAGAGGGACAGCTTGTACGCAGAAGTGCAGAAGCAccggctgcagcagcagcaacgtgACCACCCGCAGCAGCCCGGAGAGGCCGAGCCGCTGACGCCCACCTACAACATCTCGGCCAACGGGCTCACGGAGCTGCACGACGACCTCAGCAGCTACATGGACGGGCACACCCCCGAGGGCAGCAAGGCCGACTCGGCGGTGAGCAGCTTCTACCTGGACATCCAGCCCTCCCCCGACCAGTCCGGTCTGGACATCAACGGCATCAAACCGGAACCCATCTGTGACTACACACCAGCATCCGGCTTCTTCCCCTACTGTTCCTTCACCAACGGGGAGACGTCCCCGACCGTGTCCATGGCAGAATTAG AGCACCTGGCACAGAATATATCCAAGTCTCATCTGGAGACCTGTCAGTACTTGAGAGAAGAGCTCCAGCAGATCACGTGGCAGACCTTTCTGCAGGAGGAGATCGAGAACTATCAAAACAAG CAGCGAGAGGTGATGTGGCAGTTGTGTGCCATCAAGATTACAGAAGCTATCCAGTACGTGGTGGAGTTTGCCAAACGCATTGATGGATTTATGGAGCTGTGTCAAAACGATCAAATTGTGCTTCTAAAAGCAG GCTCTCTGGAGGTGGTGTTCATCAGAATGTGTCGTGCCTTTGACTCGCAAAACAACTCCGTGTACTTTGATGGGAAGTATGCTAGCCCCGAAGTCTTCAAATCCTTAG GGTGCGAAGACTTTATTAGCTTTGTATTTGAATTTGGAAAGAGTTTATGTTCTATGCACCTGACTGAAGATGAAATTGCATTATTTTCTGCATTTGTACTTATGTCAGCAG ATCGCTCATGGCTGCAGGAAAAGGTAAAAATTGAAAAACTGCAACAGAAAATTCAGCTAGCACTTCAGCACGTCCTACAGAAGAACCACCGAGAAGATGGGATATTAACCAAG CTAATATGCAAGGTGTCTACATTAAGAGCCTTATGTGGACGACATACAGAAAAGCTAATGGCATTCAAAGCAATATACCCAGACATTGTGCGACTTCATTTTCCTCCATTATACAAGGAATTGTTCACTTCAGAATTTGAGCCAGCAATGCAGATCGATGGGTAA
- the RORA gene encoding nuclear receptor ROR-alpha isoform X3, whose product MSRDAVKFGRMSKKQRDSLYAEVQKHRLQQQQRDHPQQPGEAEPLTPTYNISANGLTELHDDLSSYMDGHTPEGSKADSAVSSFYLDIQPSPDQSGLDINGIKPEPICDYTPASGFFPYCSFTNGETSPTVSMAELEHLAQNISKSHLETCQYLREELQQITWQTFLQEEIENYQNKQREVMWQLCAIKITEAIQYVVEFAKRIDGFMELCQNDQIVLLKAGSLEVVFIRMCRAFDSQNNSVYFDGKYASPEVFKSLGCEDFISFVFEFGKSLCSMHLTEDEIALFSAFVLMSADRSWLQEKVKIEKLQQKIQLALQHVLQKNHREDGILTKLICKVSTLRALCGRHTEKLMAFKAIYPDIVRLHFPPLYKELFTSEFEPAMQIDG is encoded by the exons ATGTCGCGGGACG CTGTAAAATTTGGCCGCATGTCGAAAAAGCAGAGGGACAGCTTGTACGCAGAAGTGCAGAAGCAccggctgcagcagcagcaacgtgACCACCCGCAGCAGCCCGGAGAGGCCGAGCCGCTGACGCCCACCTACAACATCTCGGCCAACGGGCTCACGGAGCTGCACGACGACCTCAGCAGCTACATGGACGGGCACACCCCCGAGGGCAGCAAGGCCGACTCGGCGGTGAGCAGCTTCTACCTGGACATCCAGCCCTCCCCCGACCAGTCCGGTCTGGACATCAACGGCATCAAACCGGAACCCATCTGTGACTACACACCAGCATCCGGCTTCTTCCCCTACTGTTCCTTCACCAACGGGGAGACGTCCCCGACCGTGTCCATGGCAGAATTAG AGCACCTGGCACAGAATATATCCAAGTCTCATCTGGAGACCTGTCAGTACTTGAGAGAAGAGCTCCAGCAGATCACGTGGCAGACCTTTCTGCAGGAGGAGATCGAGAACTATCAAAACAAG CAGCGAGAGGTGATGTGGCAGTTGTGTGCCATCAAGATTACAGAAGCTATCCAGTACGTGGTGGAGTTTGCCAAACGCATTGATGGATTTATGGAGCTGTGTCAAAACGATCAAATTGTGCTTCTAAAAGCAG GCTCTCTGGAGGTGGTGTTCATCAGAATGTGTCGTGCCTTTGACTCGCAAAACAACTCCGTGTACTTTGATGGGAAGTATGCTAGCCCCGAAGTCTTCAAATCCTTAG GGTGCGAAGACTTTATTAGCTTTGTATTTGAATTTGGAAAGAGTTTATGTTCTATGCACCTGACTGAAGATGAAATTGCATTATTTTCTGCATTTGTACTTATGTCAGCAG ATCGCTCATGGCTGCAGGAAAAGGTAAAAATTGAAAAACTGCAACAGAAAATTCAGCTAGCACTTCAGCACGTCCTACAGAAGAACCACCGAGAAGATGGGATATTAACCAAG CTAATATGCAAGGTGTCTACATTAAGAGCCTTATGTGGACGACATACAGAAAAGCTAATGGCATTCAAAGCAATATACCCAGACATTGTGCGACTTCATTTTCCTCCATTATACAAGGAATTGTTCACTTCAGAATTTGAGCCAGCAATGCAGATCGATGGGTAA